In Phyllostomus discolor isolate MPI-MPIP mPhyDis1 chromosome 3, mPhyDis1.pri.v3, whole genome shotgun sequence, a single genomic region encodes these proteins:
- the RNPS1 gene encoding RNA-binding protein with serine-rich domain 1: protein MDLSGVKKKSLLGVKENNKKSSTRAPSPSKRKDRSDEKSKDRSKDKGVTKESSEKDRGRDKTRKRRSASSGSSSTRSRSSSTSSSGSSTSTGSSSGSSSSSASSRSGSSSTSRSSSSSSSSGSPSPSRRRHDNRRRSRSKSKPPKRDEKERKRRSPSPKPTKVHIGRLTRNVTKDHIMEIFSTYGKIKMIDMPVERMHPHLSKGYAYVEFENPDEAEKALKHMDGGQIDGQEITATAVLAPWPRPPPRRFSPPRRMLPPPPMWRRSPPRMRRRSRSPRRRSPVRRRSRSPGRRRHRSRSSSNSSR, encoded by the exons ATGGATTTATCAGGAGTGAAAAAGAAGAGCTTGCTAGgagtcaaagaaaataataaaaagtccAGCACTAG GGCTCCTTCTCCTTCCAAACGCAAAGACCGCTCTGATGAGAAGTCCAAGGATCGCTCTAAAGATAAAGGGGTCACCAAGGAGTCGAGCGAGAAGGATCGTGGCAGGGATAAAACTCGCAAGAGGCGCAGCGCTTCCAGTGGTAGCAGCAGCACCAG GTCTCGGTCCAGCTCTACCTCCAGCTCGGGCTCCAGCACCAGCACTGGCTCGAGCAGCGGCTCTAGCTCCTCATCTGCATCAAGCCGCTCGGGAAGTTCAAGCACATCCCGCAGCTCCAGCTCTAGCAGCTCCTCTGGCTCTCCAAGTCCTTCTCGGCGCAGACATGACAATAGGCGGCGTTCCCGCTCCAA ATCCAAACCACCCAAaagagatgaaaaggaaaggaaaaggcgGAGCCCTTCTCCTAAGCCCACCAAAGTACACATCGGGAGACTTACCAGGAATGTGACCAAG GATCACATCATGGAGATATTCTCCACCTatgggaaaattaaaatgattgaCATGCCTGTAGAAAGAATGCACCCCCATCTATCTAAAGGCTATGCGTATGTGGAGTTTGAGAATCCAGATGAAGCCGAGAAGGCACTGAAGCACATGGATGGAG GACAAATTGATGGCCAGGAAATCACTGCCACCGCTGTGCTGGCCCCCTGGCCTAGGCCACCCCCCAGGCGATTCAGCCCTCCCAGGAGAATGCTGCCACCACCTCCCATGTGGCGCCGGTCTCCCCCACGGATGAGGAGAAG GTCACGCTCCCCACGGCGCAGGTCCCCCGTGCGTCGGCGATCCCGCTCCCCCGGCCGGCGCCGCCACCGGAGCCGCTCCAGCTCCAATTCCTCCCGATAA